ATCGTTCGAATCATTACTCTCGTTTGTTTTGACATTGCACTTGGTATAAGAGAGTAGGAAGCAAGCGGTGAACAAACACACacataaaactttttttgaTCTTTTCGCTGCTGATCTGTTCTCCATTTTTTTGTGAGAAGCACTAAATTGTACACTTTACACCGATAGGTGCGAAGGTCATAAACGCAAATGTATGCgtatgtatatctatatatatctttatctatatatctatctatatatacatatatatatatatatatatacatacgcacatacatataaccGCATGGACGCGTTGACATCCCAGATTTGctcaaatttttaaaatattcaccAAGATGAAAGTCAAAAAAGGCGAGAAGGAGGAAATTTCAGTGCTAAAGATATTGGAagtgaaaattaaaaaataaaaaaaagggaaaaaaatgcagtggcatatgtatatatacacatatacacatacatgtatatatatacacatacatatatatatatatacatacatatatatatatacacatacatatatatatatacacatacatatatatatatacacatacatatatatatatatacacatacatatatatatatacacatacatatatatatgtatatatgtatttttttttctttctgtttaatattttacgCTAAGCGCATTTGGAGAGATCTGATATACCCTTAAATGGCACCATAGAACAACGTCATAAAAGGAAAATCGTGGacacaaaaaagaaaacgcggacaatgataatatatatatacaagtatttattttttattttttttttaaaattatgtaagaaaaattaatagataAGCATGTACAATTTTCGACAATATTTAACAATTTGCAATTGTTTTTGCAACAACTCTGTCCAAAATAAATGGCtaaccataaaaaaaaatatgacccgttcataatattaataataaaaaaaaaaaaaataaataaaaataataatattgcaCACATGCCCCATTGTCATTTCCACGAAAATgattacaataatattaaagtTTCAGCGGtgatgaaatataaatacatatatatatacatataaatacatatatatatacatataaatacatatatatatacatataaatacatatatatatacatataaatacatatatatacgttccTTTCCCGCTTCTGTTCAAATGACATGTTTTAATTTCATGAGTTGTTCATCACTTTTTACCTAGACGATATGTACACATGATTCAACGgcgggaaaaaaaaaaaaaaaattaataacaaaGTAATGCTCCAATGGGCGAAATGTATCTCTCCCAACACTTCATAACCTAAGGAGAGTAGCCAAAAAATGCTTCTTCTCTGTCCGGTTTATAATCTCCCACAAATTGAAAGGTACTAAATACACTACAtcaaagaatattttaaaatactcCAATTGTACTACTGCTGACTTGGTCAGGCATTTTGTATCGAGCATATTGGAAGCATCACTTTTATTTAAACCAATTTCCATTTGCTTAATTGTAGTGTAGTAGTAATTTTTTGTTGCAAATAAGATAGctattttccttttacttgtactactttttatatatatataattggtataaagaaaaatggaCTTTTGTTTTACATccttaataaatttaaatctGTAATCTGTCTGATTTAAACTTTtcataatttcatatatttctttaagcCTTTTTTGGTGATAGGAAATCTCTCTTTTGACATGTGCACTTTCTGTAAGCTCCTTGTCCTCTTTTTGAAAAAGACCCACAAAATAAGtcgatataaaatatgtattcgcctcaacattttttaaatgaatattatttatatgtgggGAGTAAATTAAGggaaacatttttttaagcaTAAATATACAGTCGTTGGTACCATcgagtttttttattttgttcatttttttgaaaaaaatattttttatatattcaatattgAAATTGTAAACATTtgcaattttgttttttgacGAATGGTACGCTAAGTCGGTGAGAAAACTAAGTATAattattgcatatatatttgggGAGGCATTTATGCACATATTTTCGCCCATATTTTCTTCTaacttgttcatatttttattaataatcgATGATTCATTATGGgtaattttttcttcctttgtACTACGAGTACATTTTAAGGGATTCGACATGTTATTGTTATACTCTCCAAAATGTGAATTCGCGCAATCCCTACCACGGAGGGTGCTATGTTCCCTCTCGTTATTTCCCTTGTCAATTATACTCCTTTTGTTACTACATTCGTTACTACATTCGTTACTACATTCGTTACTACATTCGTTGCTACATTCGTTACTACATTCGTTGCTACATTCGTTACTACATTCGTTACTACATTCGTTGCTACATTCGTTGCTACATTCGTTGCTACATTCGTTATTACATTCGATAACGCCTTTTCCATTGCTGCTGTTGTCCCCCTCCTGCATCAAACGGGAGTCAGTAAAGGCAAAAATTCGACGAATAATGTGCAGGTGTAACGAGTTTGCCAAAATGTCTCCAGCATAATGGTGATCGTTACTATTGTTAATAAGTATGAAGTAACAGCATGAACAGGTCAggtattttatttcttcgaGCTGTAATTTGCCAAACTCGTTTTGAAGAATTAACATCATTTCTACACATTTATTAAGCAGGTCTTTGTATCTTACCGACATAAAATTCATAACGAGAAGGAtctcataaatatttttggcGTTATTGCAGTTGTTGTCACTGTTGAACTTATTCCCATTACTTCCATTTTCctcatttattttgattGTTGAGTCTCTCCCCGCTGCGCTGCGCTCATAACAACTGGAGAGCGAGTGGCAAGAAACGAACTTGCTTAACTTTACTTTTAGCAAATAAAAGATTGGCTTGcaaattaaattttgatGAGTACAAATTTTCAGTAGGGATATTAAATGAAGCATACCAAGTGTAGAGGAAAAGCATAAAATATgctcatttaaaaataaaataaaatagggtgagaaaggagaaaaattatttaaaaaatataccaattttataaaattattggaTGTGTAGGTTGATATGGTCCTTGGTAATGTaactaatatttttgttatcaaTTCATTgtctttataattaaaataagaaaagcAGTTTAAACAGTCCAATAATATGTTCGTATTATATtgacttaaattttttttaatatttgcacttaatttacaaaataaaaagctattaaaataatttaaatttttgagTGAATTCAAAATGGAGCTAATTTCAATTggtttaaaataattacttttcaaaattattattttaaatatgttgttatatatatgtacatttctGTACCCATATTttgacaaaataaataaatctttatatatatctttagtAAAAAGAagcattttattattttcgaAAAGAAGCACAAGTACCAGGGGATGAGTCCTACCGTTTCCTACATCTGGTATAGGTGTGTTATTTTGCGTAGCTGCGagcattttgtttttctctcCACTCTTATGTCTATGTTTAACACATTCACATTTACCTTTCACATCATTTAAAGCATTTTCTGGCAACTGGCTTGTAGTTCCGCAAAAGGAATGCACTCCACATCGTTCATAAAAATGAGCAATGTAATTGATTACAGTTTCATtgtacaaattatttttggcAAAAAAATAGCCTATAGTAAAATagtctttatatttaaacttGTTCTTATTTATGTCAATATAATGGTGCACATTTTGCACAAATTTATTCGTCATAACAAGtggtatatttaaaatgtctaataaaaatacaaattcaTTAACAGTCATATGTTGTATATACTCATCAAAACACAATTTACTTAATATGtgcattattaaaaaaggatttaaaaaaagattatttttatatatatataatatatatattaactcaTTAACTTTATAACTATCGAGCCTTTCAACAATTCTGAACATGAACActtttaatatgtaatattttgccttatttgtacataataaaaagctatttaaatatttcaatatctcctgtttattttttattataattacattttttatatttttgtattttaataacTCTTCATAAATAAGTTCTtcaatttgtatatttagcTGTAATAAGGATGTCTTCTTAACGTTTTCTATAAAcgattttttcctttctttaattattatatttctttttctctcttttgaaaaatatggctctccatttttcttatcctcaaaaaagttaattaacttattatcattaatatttgCAATTTCGTTTATGTTGTTATTTGCATTTTCCTCCTTTTCCCCACCACCCTTAATGTTTTCCGTCCTTTCGCTAATGTTTactctacatttttttacgTAGTCATTATTAGTAGctgtattaatattatagtaCCATTTTCCAGGAATGTTCTTTCTGTAAGGCCCATTTGTATAATTTGTTCGGTTTTCCTTAAATAAGCGCCTCAAAATTGTTGAAGTTTTATTTGACATTACAATGCTCATCATTACTTGGTAAAATTTCTCTAACCCCGCTTTTTCCTATTTTCGCTACGTGGTTGTTTTTCCCTCTTGCTGTTTCTGCCGTTCATTTTGCTTATACGACGTCGCTGTTTTGTccatatatttgcatatggGTTTATCGCATACTGCTTATTCGTTTAGTTATTTATCTATCTATCATTTATgctttatatatcatttatgctttatatatcatttatgctttatatatcatttatgctttatatatcatttatgctttatatatcatttatgctttatatatcatttatgctttatatatcatttatgctttatatatcatttatgctttatatatcatttatgctttatatatcatttatgctttatatatcatttatgctttatatatcatttatgctttataaatcatttatgctttatatatcatttatgctttatatatcatttatgctttatttattcatttatatcttATTCTGCACACACTTCCTCCTTTTGCGTGCATCCCCCTTTTTACTTTCCTTTCCGAGGGTTTATTGACTGGTCTTCTGTTCCTCACAACTTGTTAGGCAAATAATTTACGCGCAAAAATGTAGACTTGTCCTTACATTTTGCTTCTCTAGGACTAACTATCTCTTCAATTTTGTCGACGTAAGCTCATGTACATATgtctatattatatatacgtgcgAGCAAAACTTTGGACCGCCCCTCTATACGGAATTGCTGTAATTATAAGCAGGACTAATAGTGaactttcaaaaaaaaatattgccTGTTCAGGAAATATTTACACACGAATTTTGGGCGGGAAAATGGCATATGAGTACACACACccaagtacatatatatacacatgcatgtatatacatgtatttatatatatatacatgtatttatatatatatatatgtgattacttacatatgtatgttacGCGGGGAATGCATTAACTTGTTGCATTTGCAAATCAGGCAGAAACGCAATGCACAGCCTAAAACTTGTTcaaaatatactaaaaataaGGTATAGggacttaaaaaaattaagaacaaagatgaaagaagaagaaaaaaccTGAATGCAGCTCGTAACTCTTCAAACCTCCAATTTGTATCTAATGATTAGGGAACATATAACTGTATAATATGATGCATTTCATTGTACAAAATATTtccataaaatatttcaacaGGCAAATGgcatttattcatattacaTACTcacttttataaataaaaaattttattatatttcttttttcgttGAAGTATATACGCTTGATCGATTAAACATTTCACGGGAAAATGCAggatgtatatgtttatatataaatttatatatatatatatatttttttttttttttttttttttttttttttttttttttgttattctttCTTAAATCGATAATTTCGTTAATATGTTAATTTGCTATTTTGTTGTTTTCATATCGTTCCATTCAGTTAAgatacaatttttaaatctACACAAGTATGCCTCACAACTGTGGAGTGCCGCTAAAGGGGTATGTCATTTTGCGCTATAATTACGTATGCACTCGTTTAATAAATCCCatgtttattcttttttcttttggaTTAAAATACGTAATCCTTTTAtcaatttataaattatgttaacGTGAAAGGGAGTAAATCAGAATACCAAAAAGAATGTGGAGAAAATGACTGAACAAACATTCCGCTGTTcattatatgcatacatatacgcgCATACACATTGAAGAGAAAACAATATGGTCAAAAGGTGAGTTACAACTTAATTACTATGCATAATGTTGAATAACAGCGGGGGAGGTGATCCCAGCATATGAAACGACACAAATGATACTTAAAGAAAAGATACAGAATAATGTGAAACGAAACATCGAATGCGTAAACagatatatgcacatgtatacatatacatatatgtacacatatacacttATCAAAAGGGCAAATGTGAGAAAGTTTATATGACCatttgtagaaaaaaaaaaaaaataaaataataataataaaataaaatgaaaaataaaaaaaagtaatactgtaaatatatatccaaAAAGGCACACACTAGTATGTTACATTCTcgttttctcatttttagAGAGATGAACATACTATGTAAATTATAGGAGTGTGCACTTCCTGGCTGTTTATTTCTTGCACACGAATTTTAATTTCACATGAAGAACTTCCTACTGGGCAAATCTCATAATCGTCAATAGTAGATGCTGTGTAATCGACTGCAAATCCagcaataataaattttccttttgaGCAAGTTAAACTAACCACAGTGCTATCAtttaagtaaattttttcacAATAAACCTTAGACTCTAACGAATCCAATAATAGACTCTTTTCATTTGGAAGACAGTTTATCCATAGAAAACTTTGTGCACCTTCGTCAAGGGTGTGATGGGGTATTTCCGCCATATAGTGCTCTTCCCTTTCCTCCAGCTTACCACTAACTTCACATTCTTTTCTGTTACTTACACACGGTTTCatgttaatatttctttgtaTACCCTTTCTGACCGTTAAGGTAAAACCAAAACCTACTTTCATTTTTGATGGGCAAGTAATTTTTCCATTCCCTTGGACCAACTTCTTCATTTGATGTATttgatttaaattttcttggCTACATAAAATCCATccaaattcaaaatttttatctgCATGTATATCTACCCCACTAACACACTCATTAGTCAAAGAACACATAtgcattataatattatcatcatatagttttttcttattagtaataataaaaccaCTTATAATCTTTTCCCCTCCTTTACATTTAGgtgaaatattataattaacattcttatctatatattgtctatatctttttatatgcattttataCATGTCTACTTCGTTTTTGTTTAACTGAaaaggatatatattataattagaaTAACTCAAATTAGAATAATATTCTAAAGCCATATAATAGGAAACTTTCCCTTCATCTGATTCTAAAAAATGGGCAAAtggtataaaaattaatttaatcgGTTTTGCTAGTTTTCCCTTAATGCTATTTTTCCACTTCTTCTGCCAATTCGATTTTAAAGCACTTATTCCATTCTTTCCATATTGATTATCTTCTCCTCCGTGTACTAATAAATTCCTCTCTTtgatgtaatatattttttcatttgatatGACTGAACCGAAGTTTAAGTTTCTACTATGgtaattattcttattaagGATAACAAAAGGGGttaacctttttttatttaatttaatctTTCTAAAACTATTTTTCATGTTATCATTTTGTACATACAAATTATTGATTATGCTTCCACCATAATATATCCCTGATATTAGGTGAGTACcaaataaattgaaaaagtTCATCCAAGGTGTTATAGTCTTTAAACAGTTTtccttatatttattgtttctATACATTTCTAAATTACATTTATGTTTATCATCTTGTACATTTTGATAATTTTCTCCTAACTTGGTTAGCATATCGATAAAATTTGCATCCAACATATTACCGTTCACTTTATTAAgagaaacaaaatattttgcacacagctccttttttattattatagaaTCCCCTCTGTTAATTCGGTCCACTAGcattttgtaataattagAGCCACTAAAAGGCTGAATGTTATACTGCGGTGGAAATCTGTAGCTCTTTTTGTATTCCTTATGTATGTCCTCCACTTCGTTAATAACACTTTGTTCCTTTGACCTGCTGCATTTTACGCTCCCCCTCTCGAGCGCGCTGTACCGCACCCCCCCATAATCACTACTACCATCACTACTACCATCACTACTACCATCACTACTACCATCACTACTACCATCACTACTACCATCACTACTACCATCACTACTACCATCACTACTACCATCACTACTACCATCACTACTACCATCACTATTACTAtaactattactattactattactgttcCTGTTACTCTTCCTATTACTGTTCCTATTACTGTTCCTATCCCTGTTTCTATCCCTGTTCTTATCCCTGTTACTATCACTGTTACTGTCATTCTTACTTTTGTCCTTACCGCTTATCAGCCCATCGCTCAGCCTCATTTTATTCTTAAGGACGTAACGCCTATACCCCAAATCTGCACCGAAGAGTGGATCCCCCAGTGGATTCCCTTTAATAATATCGTATGTCATCCCCAAGTAGCTTATTAAATACTCCTTAATGGAATAATCAGAATCATGAGTATATAAACGAGGATTGAATATACTATCTTCCGCTGAAGCTAAACATACCACTAGCTGAATTATCAGCGCGGGTGTGCACAAAGTAAGACAATTTAGCTGCATATTTGTAAAGCcagttattatatatatatatatatatatatatatatatatatatatatatatatatatacatgcacacaAATGGACGAACGTGAATATTtggataaaaattttttattaaaacagAAATAAATAGTCGACGATAAAATATAGAcgcaaaattataatataggTATGTCCCCTTCTTACGTTTTTATATGACTTTTTAAGGAAAAGTTTGACTACTCACACGAGTAAGTACAGCagtatgtaaaaattaattatggcgttgaaataagaaaatgtggagagaacatgaaaaaatagataGTACGACTCAGTTTGTTGCTAcggtgtatatatatcactcGAATAATACTGTTTAATCTTATGCCTTTGTTTTTCTTGCAAATTGGCATATGTACACAGATAACAGCTTgataagaaattaaaaaatatatatatatgcttacattcgttatacaaaaaaaaaaaaaaaaaaaaaatgcacatatgcatataaatatatataagggcacacataatatatacatgtacttCCCTTTTTCTAGCTATAATGATCACCTTTTTGGTCATACTTTTATTGcttgttcataaaattatgaacggttcagaaaaaaaaaaagccctAATTTAAAAGGCGAATAATTTCACATTTCGTTAGTGTTgtaataagatatataaagccacaattttatttgacatattaataaaatgaaaaataatacaataaattatttgtcTACATAGGGGGAAAACCCCCCACGATACGTTCTACAATTTGTATGAATCTCGGTTGTGCCAACtggggtaaaaaaaaaaaaaaaaaaaaaaaaaattaactaatcagttaataaattaaataaatgattaactaaataattgaataaacaaaatatgacAAAACGAATTAGGGAAAAACAAAAGGATATATCTTCATTCTTCATAGTCCGAAATATTACTTTTAAGTGTTACTTTCTTTCCATCATTgaatatataactataaatgaaaaaaaaaaaaaaaaaattgatacaATGAtctataaacatattttttcacaATAGCTTAAACATACTTTATAAACAATAGTGAGATAGACAagttttttgaaaattataaatttcatgTAAGAAGTGGGGGattatatcataaaatagaaaaaaaaaaaaaaacgaaaaaagaaaaaagaaaagacaAATTACACACATACCTTTATCCTGATCtgcaattttaaaaatcttGAAGCTTACTCGCGGTCCTATTTCTATCATTTTGGATTCcttatcatttataaatttatccatatcaatattatttgatacataattatatatgtcaTAATAttcacttatatttttttgtttatatgctTCATTtagcaattttttaaatgattctCTTTTTACATTTACTACATATTGACGAAAATATATCGTTTCGTCCATATTATtgtaacaatataatatgatTCTCCTGGgtttatttgtaaaatcGTTATTCAAATTTACACAtggatataaattttttagtatatttcgtgtaataactaaaaaattttccatttCACAATTTGCACCATcattgaaattttttaaaataagtaatggttttaattttttaaaattaaaatattcatctTTTGAATACTTCGATTTAATTACTGACGAATTTGTAAAACTTTGAATTTGAAAAGTTAAAgataattttgtataattgCTCATAATGTTGTATAGCAGTCTATTATtctgtacatatataaaagtgGTGTATTTATAgcttaattcttttaattttttatttaattcgattaaattttttaatttgtttacataaaaaagtaCACAATATGGGCTAAACAAATCGAAGAAATCATGGGATAGAGATCTTAGTTCCGCAttcattccttttttcttaattgCCATTATGTTTGTGCTTTTCACTACTTTCTCATCATTCGCATTTGCATATGCATTGCTcttttgttttgtatttatcTTCTGTTTTGTAAACTTCTGTTTTGTAAACTTCTGTTTTGTAAACTTCTGTTTTGTATTTATCTTTCGTTTTGTATTTATCTTTCGTTTTGTATTTATCTTTCGTTTTGTGATCTTCCTTACTTTTTGCTctctcttattttttttttcagcaTCACTTTTTATTTCCCCCTTAAATTTTCCCTCTGCTGTTGTTACCATTTTTGCCTTATCTCTATTACTACGTTTTGCTCTATTTCTTCACTCAAATTTTCcccataaatgtatatacataaatatgcatacagGTGGATGCAAATAAATAAGTCTGTTGCTCTGTCACACTGGGACAAGAAAACGGCTCCCTTGTAGCGGTGCACAAAAGCGTACACACATAAATTTGaggtacttatatatatatatatatatatatatatatatatatatatatatatatgtatatatatgtatgtacattcATGTAGTCCCCATTTACATTGGAAAACATCCAAGACTTAAAATGTACATGCTTAAAGGGGTCACTAAAAAAAGATTGCCTTGAGTGCTGcttctttataaaattcttattaataCAGGTTGGTGGAATTCTTAaggttataatatttttatgttcaaAGTAGAGAAGAGTGAAACTACgcattttatattgtttCACTACGTttcatttcgttttattttattttattttatgttatcgtaattatttcttttctgttcttttttaaattaaaaaaattgtatctTCCCCTTTCAGCAAAATACATAGCTTTACCAAATTTAGTAgcgaaaaaattttaaattaacatGTACTCATTTATAAATCGATTTACTAAAAAAGgaatagataaataaattaatatgcatacatttatatatattaatgatatacgcatatttaaacaaaaaaaaaaaaaaaaaaaaaaaaagggataaACAAATGCTTAATAATATCTATACGCATGTATGCATGTTATACAttcatgtacatacatacattaaaAATCGCTACAAAGATATTTCAAGAACTTCATGAAGGCCAAAATGTGAagtaaaactttttttttcctttttttcttttttttcttttttttcttttttttcttttttttcttaaataaaatacatcaTATATTGAAGAAATGTGAAGAGcaaaagataattttttttaaggtatacaaaagtacaaaattatgaaaaagttcgtatatatattgtaaataaatactacatgtaatatatttaattttaaaataaaaaaaaaaaaaaagagaaaatgaaATCAAGATAGTTTTTACATATAAGATTACATGCTGTGATATgtagatataatatataattacccAGACATGCAATAAAATACAGgaagcaatttttttttttttttttttttttatacatatattattgcCAAGATACCCATAAATCGAAAAAATGCTTGATTTGGTAAAATGCGTTTTGATATTATtgatttgaaaaaaaaaaaaagagatagcGGAAAGGAGATAAGGCTAAACTAGATAGGCCAAACTGGTTATGCTAAACTGGATAAGTGAAAAGGAGTTCGAATTAGTTCATATTGGTTTAGAATCAAAAGGCAGGAAAaacgtataaaaataaaattgcacAGATTGTGTTCGCAGGTGAGGAAAGTACTTCCTTAGTTACAACAAAATGATACTAGAAATAGTACCTCTGTACAGCCATACCTTTTTTTCAACcctgttaataataaaagatataaaatattcaagcAAGAAATGTAAACTAACTGATTTATTACAGAAAGACAATGGAGAACTATCACAAGAAGATGATAAAGGTTTATctgtttataaaaatgataaaataaattttaacaaGTATAAGAAATTGTATAATTATGATTACTTAAATAATAAGAGTGAGTTTTATGAAAATGAGAAAGATGGGAATATCTACATTCTTATAAATTGTGGGTGGGATGACAAATTTTGcattaatgatataaaaaatgtgttaaggtaaaaaaaaaaaaaaaaaaaagaggagtCTCTACGTGGCCCCATTCGCTCCCCCTCCTCACTCCGTATATACGTGCTTATTCATATACATTAGTGCATggatgtgtatatatacatatatgtatacattggtgcatgtgcacatatatatacttccATTAAATTATCCCCATTCCGTTCGTCGAGCCCTTCCCGGGTTGTTTCCCTAAGTACATGCACTGCTGCACACAACATGggataaaaatttcttttttttttttttttcatgttctGTAGGGTGTGTGCTTACGTAGACTTCATCCTAGTGACTAATCATAGTTTAAAATATGT
The sequence above is drawn from the Plasmodium malariae genome assembly, chromosome: 5 genome and encodes:
- the PmUG01_05027000 gene encoding BRIX domain, putative; translated protein: MVTTAEGKFKGEIKSDAEKKNKREQKVRKITKRKINTKRKINTKRKINTKQKFTKQKFTKQKFTKQKINTKQKSNAYANANDEKVVKSTNIMAIKKKGMNAELRSLSHDFFDLFSPYCVLFYVNKLKNLIELNKKLKELSYKYTTFIYVQNNRLLYNIMSNYTKLSLTFQIQSFTNSSVIKSKYSKDEYFNFKKLKPLLILKNFNDGANCEMENFLVITRNILKNLYPCVNLNNDFTNKPRRIILYCYNNMDETIYFRQYVVNVKRESFKKLLNEAYKQKNISEYYDIYNYVSNNIDMDKFINDKESKMIEIGPRVSFKIFKIADQDKGIYIFNDGKKVTLKSNISDYEE
- the PLP5 gene encoding perforin-like protein 5, putative; protein product: MQLNCLTLCTPALIIQLVVCLASAEDSIFNPRLYTHDSDYSIKEYLISYLGMTYDIIKGNPLGDPLFGADLGYRRYVLKNKMRLSDGLISGKDKSKNDSNSDSNRDKNRDRNRDRNSNRNSNRKSNRNSNSNSNSYSNSDGSSDGSSDGSSDGSSDGSSDGSSDGSSDGSSDGSSDGSSDGSSDYGGVRYSALERGSVKCSRSKEQSVINEVEDIHKEYKKSYRFPPQYNIQPFSGSNYYKMLVDRINRGDSIIIKKELCAKYFVSLNKVNGNMLDANFIDMLTKLGENYQNVQDDKHKCNLEMYRNNKYKENCLKTITPWMNFFNLFGTHLISGIYYGGSIINNLYVQNDNMKNSFRKIKLNKKRLTPFVILNKNNYHSRNLNFGSVISNEKIYYIKERNLLVHGGEDNQYGKNGISALKSNWQKKWKNSIKGKLAKPIKLIFIPFAHFLESDEGKVSYYMALEYYSNLSYSNYNIYPFQLNKNEVDMYKMHIKRYRQYIDKNVNYNISPKCKGGEKIISGFIITNKKKLYDDNIIMHMCSLTNECVSGVDIHADKNFEFGWILCSQENLNQIHQMKKLVQGNGKITCPSKMKVGFGFTLTVRKGIQRNINMKPCVSNRKECEVSGKLEEREEHYMAEIPHHTLDEGAQSFLWINCLPNEKSLLLDSLESKVYCEKIYLNDSTVVSLTCSKGKFIIAGFAVDYTASTIDDYEICPVGSSSCEIKIRVQEINSQEVHTPIIYIVCSSL
- the PmUG01_05026800 gene encoding conserved Plasmodium protein, unknown function; translation: MMSIVMSNKTSTILRRLFKENRTNYTNGPYRKNIPGKWYYNINTATNNDYVKKCRVNISERTENIKGGGEKEENANNNINEIANINDNKLINFFEDKKNGEPYFSKERKRNIIIKERKKSFIENVKKTSLLQLNIQIEELIYEELLKYKNIKNVIIIKNKQEILKYLNSFLLCTNKAKYYILKVFMFRIVERLDSYKVNELIYILYIYKNNLFLNPFLIMHILSKLCFDEYIQHMTVNEFVFLLDILNIPLVMTNKFVQNVHHYIDINKNKFKYKDYFTIGYFFAKNNLYNETVINYIAHFYERCGVHSFCGTTSQLPENALNDVKGKCECVKHRHKSGEKNKMLAATQNNTPIPDVGNGRTHPLVLVLLFENNKMLLFTKDIYKDLFILSKYGYRNVHIYNNIFKIIILKSNYFKPIEISSILNSLKNLNYFNSFLFCKLSANIKKNLSQYNTNILLDCLNCFSYFNYKDNELITKILVTLPRTISTYTSNNFIKLVYFLNNFSPFSPYFILFLNEHILCFSSTLGMLHLISLLKICTHQNLICKPIFYLLKVKLSKFVSCHSLSSCYERSAAGRDSTIKINEENGSNGNKFNSDNNCNNAKNIYEILLVMNFMSVRYKDLLNKCVEMMLILQNEFGKLQLEEIKYLTCSCCYFILINNSNDHHYAGDILANSLHLHIIRRIFAFTDSRLMQEGDNSSNGKGVIECNNECSNECSNECSNECSNECSNECSNECSNECSNECSNECSNECSNECSNKRSIIDKGNNEREHSTLRGRDCANSHFGEYNNNMSNPLKCTRSTKEEKITHNESSIINKNMNKLEENMGENMCINASPNIYAIIILSFLTDLAYHSSKNKIANVYNFNIEYIKNIFFKKMNKIKKLDGTNDCIFMLKKMFPLIYSPHINNIHLKNVEANTYFISTYFVGLFQKEDKELTESAHVKREISYHQKRLKEIYEIMKSLNQTDYRFKFIKDVKQKSIFLYTNYIYIKSSTSKRKIAILFATKNYYYTTIKQMEIGLNKSDASNMLDTKCLTKSAVVQLEYFKIFFDVVYLVPFNLWEIINRTEKKHFLATLLRL